CAACGACTCCAAGGGCTGTGGCGCGGTGATGCGGGCGGCTCCCGTGGCGTTGTGGTCGGACGATGTGCACGAGGTGTTCGACCTGGCCGCCGCCACCGGCGCGCTCACCCACGGCCACCCCAGCGGCTACCTGTCGGCGGGCGTGCTGGCGGTGCTGGTGCAGCAGGTGCTGGCGGGCGTGCCGCTGCTGTCGGCGATCGACGTGGCCCGCGCGGAGCTGGTCACGTGGGACGGTCACGAGGAGCAGCTGAGCCTGCTGGACCTGGCGGTGGAGCTGGGCACGGGCGGTGTGCGGCCGACGCCGGAGGTGATCGAGACGGCGTTGGGCGGCGGCTGGGTCGGCGAGGAGGCGTTGGCGATCGCGGTGCTCACCGCGTTGGCCGCGCGGAACCTGGCGGACGGGTTGCTGCTCGCGGTCAACCACTCCGGGGACAGCGACTCGACCGGCGCGCTGTGCGGGAACCTGCTGGGCGCGCGGGACGGCGTGGAGGCCGTTCCCGAGCACTGGCTGAGCGATTTGGAACTCCGTGACGTGCTGGAACGCCTGACTGACGAGGCGGTGGAGGCGTTCACCGGGTGACCTGACGGACGAGCACGTGTCGAATCGGTGGACTTCCTTAATCTACATAGGTAGACTGGAGCCGTGGAACCACTCGGACGCATCGGAGGGGCCACGGTCGACGTGCTGGGAGTGCTGATCGAGAGCGACCAGCCGCGCTGGGGCCTGGAGATCATCAAGCTGACCGGACGCCCGTCCGGCAGCGTCTACCCCCTGCTCGACCGCCTGGAACGGGCCGGGTGGGTCACGTCGTCCTGGGACGACGACAGCGAACGCCGCGGCCCGCGCCGCCGGATGTACGTGCTCACGCCCGGAGGCGCCCGAGAGGCGGCCAAGGTGTGCGCGAAGAAGGCCAGGCCCGTGCCCGCCACCCGACCGGAGGTCGCCCGATGACCCGACTCGCCCTCGCCGTGGTCCGAGCAGCCGCAGTGTTGCTGCCACGTGCGCAGAGAGACCGTTACCTGGAGCAGTGGCGGGCGGATGTGGAAGGTGCTCGTGAACTCGGCCTGAACCCGCTGGGCGTGGCGTTCGGCGCGATCCGCATCGCGAACCGGGAACGGGGGCCGGTGATGCTGCCGATCGGCCCGTTGGCGCTGGCCCTGCGCCTGCGTGAGAGCACGAAGTTCGGCGCGGTGCTGGCCGTGATGCTGCTGGCGAACCTCGGCGGGGCGATCCTGCTGGTGATGTAGCCGGCCGGGGCAGCTGGGCGGCGGGCGGGCGGCCCGGAGACGGCTGGGCGGCAGGTAGCCAGGCATGCCCGGCGGCTGGGCGGCCAGGCGTGCCCGGCGGCTGGCCAGGCAGCTAACTAAGCAGCGCCATCGCCGCGCAACTCGGCGCGCAGCTTCTCGCGTTCAGCACGCCGCACGGCCTGCTTTTCCTCAAGCCCCTGCGCGACCCGCGTCCGCAGCCCGCGGAACACGAAGAGTGACAGCGGCAGAGCCACCACCACGCCCACGGCCAGGGCAACGAGCAGCGGCACGTTGACGAGCACGAGCAGCGCGGTGACCGCGGCGACCATGCCCAGGCGCGCGCCGATGTAAAGCGTCACATCACGACCCAGGTGCACGGTTAACCAGGTTACGCGTCGTCCGCGGGGCCGACCGCCGCGGTGTTGGGACGGCCCTCGAACCGGGTGGACAGCACGACCGTCGTGCGCGTGCGCGCGACCCCCTGGATGCGCCGCAACCGGCCCAGCGAGCGCTCCAGGTCGTCCACCGTGGCGACCCGCACTTTGACGATGAACGACTCGTCGCCCGCCACCCGGTAACACGACTCGACCTCGACCAGCTCGGCCAGCGCCAAGGCCAGCTCGTCGTCGTCCGCCGTGTCCGTGGGGTGGATGCTGACCAGCGCGGTCACGCCGAGGCCGACGGCGCTCGGGTCGACCACGGCGTGGTAGCCGACGATCACACCGGTGGATTCCAGCTTGCCGACCCGCTCGTGCACGGCCGAGGCCGACAGGCCG
This is a stretch of genomic DNA from Saccharothrix ecbatanensis. It encodes these proteins:
- a CDS encoding ADP-ribosylglycohydrolase family protein, with amino-acid sequence MTSLASGSFRGSLLAGAVGDALGGSIEFDRIDRIRNRFGPSGLTDYAPAYGRLGAITDDTQMTLFTLEGLLLAKKRGSDPVHEVRVAYGRWLRTQGGPDVRPDGWLLDVPELHQLRAPGNTCLTALRSGVLGTVNTPINDSKGCGAVMRAAPVALWSDDVHEVFDLAAATGALTHGHPSGYLSAGVLAVLVQQVLAGVPLLSAIDVARAELVTWDGHEEQLSLLDLAVELGTGGVRPTPEVIETALGGGWVGEEALAIAVLTALAARNLADGLLLAVNHSGDSDSTGALCGNLLGARDGVEAVPEHWLSDLELRDVLERLTDEAVEAFTG
- a CDS encoding Lrp/AsnC family transcriptional regulator, with product MDALDRQIIAALRENGRATYADLGRKVGLSASAVHERVGKLESTGVIVGYHAVVDPSAVGLGVTALVSIHPTDTADDDELALALAELVEVESCYRVAGDESFIVKVRVATVDDLERSLGRLRRIQGVARTRTTVVLSTRFEGRPNTAAVGPADDA
- a CDS encoding DUF4229 domain-containing protein; the encoded protein is MHLGRDVTLYIGARLGMVAAVTALLVLVNVPLLVALAVGVVVALPLSLFVFRGLRTRVAQGLEEKQAVRRAEREKLRAELRGDGAA
- a CDS encoding PadR family transcriptional regulator, which codes for MEPLGRIGGATVDVLGVLIESDQPRWGLEIIKLTGRPSGSVYPLLDRLERAGWVTSSWDDDSERRGPRRRMYVLTPGGAREAAKVCAKKARPVPATRPEVAR